In one Bacillus sp. PK3_68 genomic region, the following are encoded:
- a CDS encoding YjbA family protein: MLYLHDVWVNWFEGEENGYNVCHYHEWRKEDAVELLDQVPLLLIDEKLFYYIENHLAELPKQLLEDVRKKAFLRRNHERIQLEHCFVVTDGRGILAVDTMGYTIPVRKSRLVPRQEQLAFEMFEVHPITSYELAWEMEEKEYHILSLSPESMKGLTRKERQLKQLLFMALDQLFSSKNSAEIRYWYTEWMPERYEDIQTMNVEDIKRIFLEETMEGWTSRHDRLCENLIKGQPFFEKLWETEHTSKNESIK, from the coding sequence ATGTTATATCTTCATGATGTCTGGGTGAACTGGTTTGAGGGGGAGGAGAACGGGTACAATGTATGCCACTATCACGAATGGCGCAAAGAGGACGCTGTTGAGCTATTAGATCAGGTACCTTTGCTTTTAATCGACGAGAAATTATTTTATTATATTGAAAATCATTTAGCGGAATTGCCAAAACAACTCCTGGAGGATGTGCGTAAAAAAGCTTTCTTGAGAAGAAATCATGAAAGAATCCAGTTGGAGCATTGTTTTGTTGTTACGGATGGAAGAGGGATATTGGCTGTTGATACAATGGGATACACAATTCCCGTACGCAAAAGCCGCCTCGTCCCAAGACAGGAACAGTTAGCTTTCGAAATGTTTGAAGTGCATCCAATCACATCCTATGAGCTTGCATGGGAAATGGAAGAAAAAGAATATCATATTTTATCGCTTTCTCCTGAAAGCATGAAAGGTTTAACAAGAAAAGAAAGACAACTAAAACAACTATTGTTTATGGCACTTGATCAATTGTTTTCTTCAAAAAATTCAGCCGAGATTCGCTATTGGTACACAGAGTGGATGCCTGAGCGTTATGAGGATATCCAAACGATGAACGTGGAAGACATTAAAAGAATTTTTCTTGAAGAGACGATGGAAGGATGGACAAGCCGGCATGATCGTCTCTGTGAAAACCTCATAAAAGGACAGCCATTTTTTGAAAAGCTGTGGGAAACGGAACACACATCCAAAAATGAATCGATCAAATAA